In a single window of the Candidatus Saccharimonadales bacterium genome:
- a CDS encoding YdeI/OmpD-associated family protein has protein sequence MSSKTISGGVVHALPSDLAKALEADALALERWEDITPLARNEWICWTITVKQQKTRDEHVKRVVSELKDGMRRPCCWIGCIHRTDKPISPSVKWALSKQSKSK, from the coding sequence ATGAGCAGCAAGACAATTTCTGGTGGTGTAGTACACGCTCTGCCATCTGATCTAGCCAAAGCCCTAGAAGCTGACGCACTGGCGCTGGAGCGCTGGGAAGATATCACGCCGCTGGCCCGCAACGAGTGGATCTGCTGGACAATAACGGTCAAGCAACAGAAGACCCGGGATGAGCACGTTAAGCGCGTGGTCTCCGAACTCAAAGACGGAATGCGCCGGCCATGCTGCTGGATTGGTTGCATCCACCGCACCGATAAGCCAATCAGTCCGTCGGTAAAGTGGGCCCTTTCTAAACAATCTAAGTCCAAATAA
- a CDS encoding host-nuclease inhibitor Gam family protein, with product MATRLRMAKTVGELDAYARQRDEQVRKEAENDALYAPLIAEFERALEKVKRRYSRATGRIEAKIKRLDSAMLRSARKLRRQLIPGTTKTAKLPSGGEISFRSQPDKPVVQDEKAAIAWLAQAGPEIAGKYLRVEPELNLEALGLEANRQEAEAIPGINFEEQEERIYYLPPSGGKKIQLKED from the coding sequence ATGGCAACCCGCCTGAGAATGGCCAAGACCGTTGGCGAGCTGGACGCCTATGCGCGCCAGCGCGATGAGCAGGTCCGCAAGGAAGCCGAGAACGACGCGCTCTATGCGCCGTTGATCGCGGAGTTCGAGCGGGCGCTCGAGAAGGTCAAGCGCCGGTACAGCCGGGCCACCGGCCGGATTGAGGCCAAGATCAAGCGGCTCGATTCGGCCATGTTGCGCTCAGCCAGGAAGCTGAGAAGGCAGCTGATCCCGGGCACGACCAAGACGGCCAAGCTTCCCTCGGGTGGCGAGATCAGCTTCCGCAGCCAGCCGGACAAGCCGGTGGTTCAGGACGAGAAGGCCGCGATCGCCTGGCTCGCACAGGCCGGCCCCGAGATCGCCGGCAAGTACCTTCGGGTCGAGCCGGAGCTCAACCTCGAGGCACTCGGTCTCGAGGCCAACCGCCAGGAAGCCGAGGCGATCCCCGGCATCAACTTCGAGGAGCAGGAGGAACGGATCTATTACCTGCCGCCGAGCGGTGGTAAGAAGATCCAGTTGAAGGAGGACTAG
- the idi gene encoding isopentenyl-diphosphate Delta-isomerase gives MNEEIVLVNDEGKPIGTAPKLAAHTANTPLHLAFSCYLFNKKGQFLLTQRALSKKVWPGVWTNSVCGHPAPNEDIKAAIRRRAQYELGLPDVKDLRPILENYRYKTPPYNGIIENEICPVFVGAVDSEPAPNPDEVEAYKWASWDEVDSLIAKDPEAYSYWFKDQLKQLHGLLDPIYSRVGR, from the coding sequence GTGAACGAAGAGATTGTTTTAGTCAACGACGAGGGGAAACCGATCGGGACAGCCCCCAAACTAGCAGCCCATACTGCAAATACGCCTCTGCACCTCGCTTTTTCTTGCTACTTATTTAACAAAAAGGGACAATTTTTACTTACCCAAAGAGCCTTGTCTAAAAAAGTTTGGCCTGGAGTTTGGACCAACAGCGTATGCGGCCACCCGGCACCTAACGAGGATATCAAGGCCGCCATCAGGCGGCGCGCTCAATACGAGCTCGGTCTGCCAGATGTTAAAGACTTGCGCCCGATTCTAGAAAACTACAGATACAAGACGCCTCCTTATAATGGGATTATAGAGAACGAGATTTGTCCGGTCTTTGTTGGCGCGGTGGATAGTGAACCGGCACCTAACCCGGACGAGGTCGAAGCTTACAAATGGGCAAGCTGGGATGAAGTAGATAGTCTTATAGCCAAAGATCCGGAAGCTTATTCTTACTGGTTCAAGGACCAACTGAAGCAATTGCATGGCCTGCTCGACCCCATTTACAGCCGAGTCGGCCGTTAG
- a CDS encoding Crp/Fnr family transcriptional regulator, with translation MEADTQNKIEQFFSSYPSADYKKGEVIIQAYDSPTKIIHLLEGQIEQYDISPAGEKVIVNIFKPPAFFPMSWAIDKTENDYFFEAATDASVKLAPPDDVLKFLKSNPDVMLDLLARVYSGVDGVLRRMAHLMGGTANTRLLYELINQARRFGQIEADGRIVLKLNERELANRAGLTRETVSRSLSNLGKRELIIKNRQELQIPNLEKLEEFLGKDL, from the coding sequence ATGGAGGCAGACACGCAAAACAAGATCGAACAGTTTTTTTCTAGCTACCCTTCCGCCGACTACAAGAAGGGCGAAGTGATCATTCAGGCTTATGACAGTCCCACAAAAATCATCCATCTTCTCGAAGGCCAAATAGAGCAATATGATATTTCGCCGGCTGGTGAAAAAGTTATTGTGAACATATTTAAGCCTCCCGCCTTCTTCCCAATGAGCTGGGCAATAGATAAAACAGAAAACGATTACTTTTTTGAGGCCGCTACCGATGCTTCCGTCAAATTAGCCCCACCAGACGATGTCCTAAAATTTTTAAAATCTAATCCGGACGTAATGCTTGATTTGCTAGCGCGCGTTTACTCCGGCGTCGATGGAGTCCTGCGGAGAATGGCGCACCTCATGGGCGGCACCGCCAATACACGGTTGCTCTATGAACTTATTAATCAAGCAAGGCGCTTTGGTCAAATTGAGGCTGATGGCAGAATTGTTTTAAAGCTAAATGAAAGAGAGCTAGCCAACCGAGCTGGCCTCACCAGAGAAACTGTTAGCCGAAGTCTAAGCAATTTAGGCAAAAGGGAGCTGATTATCAAAAACCGGCAAGAGCTTCAAATTCCCAATTTGGAGAAACTAGAGGAATTTCTAGGCAAAGATTTGTAA
- a CDS encoding phosphatase PAP2 family protein translates to MDAASKDRNNKRNYLIGFIVGLIIFVPSLVIAKHHSLTGFQLTVFHDVNNWSDSLKTPALWITEGLGAGYAIAACILVSLILKYYRLAWRFFITIGGAGVVMEIAKQVTKEPRPAALLHGNNLHLRAVENGLNGFPSGHVTVTTAMALTLWLVLPRRWRWLSVVWILIVGVSRLYLGVHTPNDIIGGFSIGLAAVCFLEILPQEWLQKLHLGSSKLLVKNKF, encoded by the coding sequence ATGGATGCCGCCAGCAAAGACAGGAATAACAAGCGGAACTATCTGATAGGCTTTATTGTTGGACTTATAATTTTTGTGCCCAGTCTGGTGATTGCCAAGCATCATAGTCTGACCGGCTTTCAGTTGACAGTATTTCATGATGTTAATAATTGGTCTGATTCTCTAAAGACCCCAGCCCTCTGGATAACCGAAGGCTTGGGCGCTGGTTATGCTATTGCGGCCTGTATTTTGGTATCACTCATCTTAAAATATTATCGATTGGCCTGGCGTTTCTTTATAACCATCGGTGGTGCTGGAGTGGTGATGGAAATTGCCAAACAAGTCACTAAAGAACCGCGCCCAGCAGCCTTACTTCACGGCAATAACCTGCACTTAAGGGCAGTAGAAAATGGTCTTAACGGTTTTCCGTCAGGCCACGTAACAGTTACCACGGCAATGGCCTTGACGCTTTGGTTAGTACTGCCTCGCCGCTGGCGATGGTTAAGCGTAGTCTGGATTTTGATTGTTGGCGTTTCACGCCTCTACCTCGGCGTCCACACACCCAATGATATTATTGGCGGTTTTTCTATTGGCTTGGCTGCCGTCTGCTTTTTGGAGATATTGCCACAGGAGTGGTTGCAGAAACTGCACCTCGGGTCAAGTAAACTTCTGGTTAAGAACAAATTTTAA
- a CDS encoding histidine phosphatase family protein, producing the protein MSKETKVVYFVRHGQSEDNVAPVFQGLDSPLSAVGQAQAKKIAARAANLKFEAMLASPLPRARQTAEAIARATGKNPEFSDLFVERIKPTSVNGKPYTDQKANDTWRQWTESLYTPGMRVEDGENFDDIVKRADRVLQLLKQRPEQRILVVTHGLFLRTLVARVLLGEILDGSSLRHFHNMTSMDNTALSALRYEPEFEQDHAWRLWIYNDHAHLA; encoded by the coding sequence ATGAGTAAAGAGACAAAAGTTGTCTACTTCGTACGGCACGGCCAAAGCGAAGACAATGTCGCGCCCGTATTTCAGGGGCTGGATTCGCCCCTTAGTGCCGTTGGACAAGCCCAAGCAAAAAAGATAGCGGCACGGGCAGCAAACCTGAAATTCGAAGCTATGCTAGCAAGCCCGCTCCCCCGCGCTCGACAAACTGCCGAAGCCATAGCAAGAGCTACCGGCAAGAATCCTGAATTTTCTGACCTATTCGTAGAACGAATTAAGCCAACCAGCGTCAATGGCAAGCCGTACACCGATCAGAAAGCCAATGATACCTGGCGGCAATGGACGGAAAGTCTGTATACGCCTGGCATGCGGGTTGAAGACGGCGAAAACTTTGACGATATAGTCAAGCGCGCAGATAGGGTATTGCAATTGCTAAAGCAAAGACCGGAACAAAGAATCTTAGTAGTCACCCATGGGCTCTTTTTGCGAACTTTAGTGGCGCGTGTTTTGCTCGGAGAAATTCTAGATGGGTCAAGTCTTCGGCATTTTCATAACATGACGAGCATGGACAACACGGCTTTGAGCGCCCTGCGTTACGAACCCGAATTCGAACAAGATCATGCTTGGCGGCTATGGATTTATAACGATCACGCCCACCTGGCTTAA
- a CDS encoding cation:proton antiporter: MDNIFSGLSLILVIGTLMALAMRAIRQPLIIAYILTGVIVGPAVLHLTKDQQTFQVFSDIGVALLLFIIGLGLNPRVIREVGHTATVVGLSQVAIITVLGWLIGLGFGLSSTPAAFLGASLAFSSTIIILKLLTDKKEQSRLYGKIAISISLVQDLVAIALVVITSGGSDQNLAISSVLALTVKGALIALAMYWFTSMILPSLQKTISNNQEFLFLFAIACGLGGASLFAKAGLSSEIGALLAGICLASQPYAQEISSRLRPLRDFFLIVFFITLGAGLTFYDFSAMLGLVIASVTVAVIVKPLVAMAGLGLLGYTKRTSFKASVALAQVSEFSIVLIVLGRNRGLINSDLASTITLITLISIAVSSYLVTFSDKLFANLEVHLDLFERRKTNAEPRVQANYELVLLGYQKGGHEFVRVFKQISKNFVVIDYDPEVIDTLEQRKINHLYGDATDMELLEEAGVDKAKLVVSTITDFETTKQLLNFLSSKESDAVVIAQADSAQQAAELYRHGASYVILPHFIGGEQIGAFVKKSGLKKTAFKKFRDEHLKYLEDQFGILDEEAIEHQKIGHTIVESMAALTKSKS; the protein is encoded by the coding sequence GTGGATAATATTTTTTCAGGATTAAGCCTAATCTTAGTCATCGGCACCTTGATGGCGCTCGCTATGCGAGCAATCCGCCAGCCGCTAATCATCGCCTACATTCTAACGGGAGTTATTGTAGGCCCGGCTGTTTTACATCTCACCAAAGATCAACAAACCTTCCAAGTTTTTTCTGATATTGGCGTTGCCTTACTGCTCTTTATCATTGGTCTTGGACTTAATCCGCGAGTTATTAGGGAGGTTGGCCACACCGCTACCGTTGTGGGCCTTAGCCAGGTGGCAATTATTACCGTGCTTGGCTGGCTGATCGGCCTGGGCTTTGGCTTATCTAGCACGCCGGCGGCTTTTTTGGGCGCGTCACTCGCTTTTTCTAGTACCATTATCATCTTGAAACTTTTAACCGACAAAAAAGAACAAAGCCGCCTGTACGGCAAAATTGCCATTAGTATTTCGCTGGTTCAAGACCTCGTAGCTATTGCTCTGGTGGTTATTACTAGTGGCGGCAGCGATCAGAATTTAGCCATCAGCTCGGTGCTGGCATTGACCGTCAAGGGCGCCCTAATAGCCCTTGCTATGTATTGGTTTACATCGATGATTTTGCCATCGTTGCAAAAAACCATCTCAAATAACCAAGAGTTTTTATTTTTGTTCGCTATTGCCTGCGGACTGGGCGGCGCCAGCCTGTTTGCCAAGGCTGGCCTGTCTAGTGAGATTGGCGCCCTGCTGGCCGGAATTTGCTTAGCCAGCCAGCCTTATGCTCAAGAAATAAGCTCGCGACTCAGACCGTTGCGCGATTTCTTCTTGATCGTCTTCTTCATAACTTTGGGCGCCGGACTTACCTTTTATGACTTCAGCGCCATGCTTGGCCTAGTGATAGCCTCGGTAACTGTGGCCGTGATCGTAAAACCATTGGTGGCTATGGCCGGACTTGGCCTGCTTGGCTACACCAAGCGCACTAGTTTTAAGGCGTCGGTAGCGCTAGCTCAAGTCAGCGAGTTCTCGATTGTATTGATCGTGCTTGGGCGTAACCGCGGCTTGATCAATAGCGACCTGGCTTCGACTATCACGCTTATTACCCTAATTTCTATTGCTGTCTCGTCCTACTTGGTAACTTTCAGTGACAAGCTTTTTGCCAATTTAGAAGTACATTTGGATTTGTTCGAACGCCGCAAAACCAATGCCGAGCCACGAGTCCAAGCCAACTACGAGCTGGTGTTGCTTGGCTACCAAAAGGGCGGCCACGAATTTGTGCGTGTTTTTAAGCAAATCAGCAAGAATTTCGTAGTCATAGATTACGATCCAGAGGTAATTGACACTCTTGAGCAACGAAAGATTAACCACCTATACGGCGATGCAACCGACATGGAGCTACTCGAAGAAGCCGGTGTCGATAAGGCTAAACTAGTAGTTTCGACAATCACCGACTTTGAGACGACCAAGCAATTATTAAATTTCTTAAGCTCCAAAGAGTCGGATGCCGTGGTGATCGCCCAGGCAGATAGCGCCCAGCAAGCAGCCGAACTTTACCGCCACGGCGCCAGCTACGTAATTTTGCCGCACTTTATCGGCGGCGAACAAATCGGTGCTTTCGTTAAAAAATCCGGCCTAAAGAAAACGGCCTTTAAAAAGTTCCGCGACGAACACCTTAAATACCTAGAAGACCAGTTCGGCATATTGGATGAAGAAGCAATCGAACATCAAAAAATCGGCCACACGATTGTCGAAAGCATGGCCGCCCTAACAAAATCCAAGTCTTAA
- a CDS encoding MFS transporter — protein sequence MTDSERDSTPFLMLLGIPSFGLTFAVTILTAFLPTELTELTSPLFIGLIIGAEGFFGLFAPIVFGFLSDRARTVRGRFEYMTPATAAIAVSLVLMGVFENLWIIVPMVALFYVGYFAYLAPYWAIYPDLVSDESASRSRSIEGILRVVGAFIALLAGGFLITLWEPLPFVISAGLVVAVTLTLLVMVLKRADRPIHQHVETFGESMRYLRSFLANNKDIRNLAIANSFWNATLQSIQAFVVIFFTEGLHRSTHFVSGVIFPVAAIGILIMAPISGKIGERFGHVKSLSIAAAIFGFGSLIAGITQQSWVILVIPVVAAAATFTMILPYATLMKLIGSDRHGAASGLFGLSRGIGSFLGPLLTGVAVISTRGIFKSTNGYAAFWWVAGLLTIVSLFFVIRIQEPQKS from the coding sequence ATGACAGATTCCGAACGTGACAGCACGCCCTTTTTAATGTTGCTCGGGATACCTAGCTTTGGGCTGACCTTTGCGGTAACGATTTTGACCGCTTTCTTACCAACCGAATTAACCGAACTAACTAGCCCGCTATTTATCGGTCTTATTATCGGCGCCGAGGGATTCTTTGGACTTTTTGCGCCGATTGTTTTTGGATTTTTATCGGACCGGGCCCGTACCGTAAGAGGCCGGTTCGAATATATGACGCCGGCCACCGCGGCTATAGCAGTGTCACTTGTCTTGATGGGCGTTTTTGAAAATCTTTGGATAATCGTACCTATGGTCGCGCTTTTTTATGTAGGATATTTTGCCTACCTTGCGCCCTACTGGGCCATTTATCCCGACCTTGTTTCCGATGAATCTGCTAGCCGATCAAGAAGTATAGAAGGTATTTTGCGCGTTGTCGGAGCTTTTATCGCCTTGCTGGCTGGCGGCTTTTTAATAACACTGTGGGAGCCGCTGCCTTTTGTTATATCGGCAGGACTAGTGGTTGCCGTTACCTTAACTTTGTTGGTCATGGTTCTTAAGCGGGCAGACCGGCCCATCCATCAACATGTCGAAACATTCGGCGAGTCAATGCGATATCTTCGCAGTTTTTTGGCGAACAATAAAGATATCAGAAATCTAGCCATTGCCAACTCTTTTTGGAATGCTACGCTGCAATCTATTCAAGCTTTTGTGGTTATTTTCTTTACCGAAGGTTTGCATCGCAGCACCCATTTTGTATCGGGCGTAATTTTTCCGGTAGCGGCCATAGGCATTCTGATCATGGCTCCTATTTCCGGCAAGATCGGCGAAAGGTTTGGCCACGTGAAATCCTTAAGTATCGCGGCAGCAATTTTCGGCTTTGGGTCACTTATTGCCGGTATTACCCAACAAAGCTGGGTGATTTTGGTAATACCGGTTGTTGCCGCAGCGGCCACTTTTACCATGATATTGCCTTACGCCACTCTAATGAAGTTGATTGGCAGCGACCGTCATGGCGCGGCCAGCGGCTTATTTGGCCTAAGCCGCGGTATAGGTTCGTTCCTTGGACCGCTGCTAACCGGCGTGGCCGTAATCAGTACGCGTGGAATTTTTAAGAGCACCAACGGCTATGCTGCGTTCTGGTGGGTGGCCGGTTTATTAACAATAGTTAGTTTATTTTTCGTAATTCGCATCCAAGAACCCCAAAAGAGTTAG
- a CDS encoding VOC family protein, producing MPKITPSLWFDDQAEEAAEFYTSVFKNSKILKTTKYTNDSPSHKPIGSVLTVYFQLDGQDFAAINGGPEFKFNESISFMVPCENQEEIDYYWEKLSAVPESEICGWCKDKFGVSWQIVPKNIAEFSENPKAMAAILKMKKLDINELEQAATN from the coding sequence ATGCCAAAAATAACGCCCTCTTTATGGTTCGACGACCAAGCCGAAGAAGCGGCTGAATTTTATACTTCGGTTTTTAAGAATTCTAAGATTTTAAAAACAACAAAATATACCAATGACTCTCCGTCGCATAAACCCATCGGCAGCGTACTGACTGTTTATTTTCAGCTTGACGGCCAAGATTTTGCGGCTATAAACGGCGGCCCTGAATTTAAGTTCAACGAATCAATATCATTTATGGTGCCGTGCGAAAACCAGGAAGAAATTGATTACTATTGGGAAAAGTTGTCGGCTGTTCCCGAGTCTGAAATTTGCGGCTGGTGCAAAGATAAATTCGGCGTCAGTTGGCAGATCGTGCCAAAAAATATTGCCGAGTTTTCTGAAAATCCGAAGGCTATGGCCGCTATCTTAAAGATGAAGAAGCTTGATATTAATGAACTTGAGCAAGCAGCAACAAATTAG
- a CDS encoding metalloregulator ArsR/SmtB family transcription factor — protein MVEYTFQLDSVFGALADPTRRDILRRVATKELSVGEVAGNYELSFAAISKHLKVLEKAKMIVKRRHGKQQFVALSPSALKSADDYLEWYRKLWEDRLDALDKYLKEAKG, from the coding sequence ATGGTTGAATATACATTTCAATTAGACTCGGTTTTTGGCGCCTTGGCTGACCCAACTCGGCGCGATATTTTACGGCGCGTGGCCACAAAAGAACTATCGGTTGGCGAAGTCGCCGGTAATTATGAACTGTCTTTTGCCGCCATATCCAAGCACCTAAAGGTTTTAGAAAAAGCCAAAATGATTGTTAAGCGCCGCCACGGCAAGCAGCAATTTGTTGCCCTATCACCTTCCGCGCTAAAAAGTGCCGACGATTATTTAGAGTGGTATCGCAAGCTTTGGGAAGACCGGCTTGACGCGCTCGATAAGTATTTAAAAGAAGCGAAAGGATAA
- a CDS encoding MarR family transcriptional regulator, whose amino-acid sequence MDKEDQIQEILENSHRLKHLALAERKTGSLLLSRAQLELLHLLFFHEKLSVKQAADYLGVSLSAISQLADPLKNDGFIAREQDQKDRRIVYLSLSIKGKESVKNLRDDLVSGMRAMIGTLSNEDIGKLNAIYKKMVANATRLKNQKERQE is encoded by the coding sequence ATGGACAAAGAAGATCAGATTCAAGAGATACTTGAAAATTCCCACCGTCTAAAGCACTTGGCCTTGGCCGAGCGCAAGACTGGTTCTTTACTTTTGTCTAGAGCTCAATTAGAGCTACTTCACCTGCTCTTCTTTCATGAAAAACTTAGCGTTAAGCAAGCTGCCGACTACTTGGGTGTAAGTTTGAGCGCCATCTCGCAACTGGCTGATCCCCTCAAAAACGATGGCTTCATTGCTCGCGAGCAAGATCAAAAAGATCGTCGCATTGTCTACTTGAGTCTGAGCATCAAGGGTAAGGAATCTGTTAAAAATCTTCGCGACGATCTTGTGAGCGGTATGCGAGCTATGATTGGAACGCTCAGCAATGAAGACATCGGCAAGCTTAATGCGATTTATAAAAAAATGGTGGCGAACGCTACAAGGCTAAAGAACCAAAAAGAAAGGCAAGAATGA
- a CDS encoding EndoU domain-containing protein has protein sequence MLLETSSHAEHKEPFNPDKIVSVGEVVLEESVEASKNLLGELDPLKATAEARMQDRRQSLVNDLIQQGLIDESFKSRLEAFNITASRDRKKCVDSLEHILLGDRHGGCHHLRTILALDESRGARPPTFYRGVGSPVGGNKAKKLRKKQTVQPNGAYWAFHIDINGREKKRGSAMFPDNWSTKKVLNSILEVSKAEPTNDVLNESVWKHQAAVDGVLVIVKTRKANGKIIAAFPDPFWRPK, from the coding sequence ATGCTTCTCGAAACTTCGTCCCACGCCGAGCACAAAGAACCCTTTAATCCCGACAAGATTGTAAGTGTTGGCGAAGTCGTGTTAGAGGAGTCGGTTGAAGCGTCTAAAAACCTCTTAGGAGAACTAGATCCTTTAAAAGCTACTGCTGAAGCCAGAATGCAGGATCGGCGCCAGTCGCTAGTTAACGATTTAATCCAACAGGGTTTAATAGATGAGAGCTTCAAAAGTAGACTTGAAGCTTTCAATATAACTGCGAGCAGGGATCGTAAAAAATGTGTAGACTCGTTAGAACATATATTGCTTGGCGATAGACATGGTGGATGTCATCACCTTCGAACAATTCTAGCCTTAGATGAATCAAGGGGCGCTCGACCCCCAACCTTCTACAGAGGAGTTGGCTCACCTGTTGGGGGCAATAAAGCAAAAAAATTAAGAAAAAAACAGACTGTACAACCAAATGGGGCGTATTGGGCATTTCATATTGATATAAATGGGCGTGAAAAAAAGCGGGGCTCAGCCATGTTCCCCGATAACTGGTCGACCAAAAAAGTACTCAATTCAATTCTAGAAGTATCAAAAGCAGAGCCAACAAATGATGTTCTAAATGAATCAGTTTGGAAGCACCAAGCAGCAGTCGATGGAGTGTTGGTTATTGTCAAAACGCGTAAAGCGAACGGAAAGATCATCGCAGCATTCCCCGATCCGTTTTGGAGGCCAAAGTGA
- a CDS encoding SRPBCC domain-containing protein has protein sequence MGAAKEVVFERTYDAPVEKVWQAWTNPEELKKWWGPNNVTIPECEIELEVGGRFYIVMEADESMGEYAGTRWPMEAKFTVVEPNSKLVYAAKAYTEGDKEATLIDQIQELSFNEENGKTKMTLKVTVKSVGPKAGAAIEGMKYGFAQQFDKLEKYLAG, from the coding sequence ATGGGAGCAGCAAAAGAAGTAGTGTTTGAACGGACTTATGACGCACCGGTTGAAAAGGTCTGGCAGGCCTGGACAAATCCGGAAGAACTCAAAAAATGGTGGGGGCCGAACAATGTGACCATACCTGAATGCGAAATAGAGCTTGAGGTCGGCGGCCGGTTTTACATAGTTATGGAAGCCGACGAGAGCATGGGCGAATACGCCGGTACCCGCTGGCCAATGGAGGCCAAGTTTACGGTCGTTGAGCCCAACTCTAAGCTGGTTTACGCTGCGAAGGCATACACCGAAGGCGACAAAGAAGCTACATTAATTGACCAAATTCAAGAACTCAGCTTCAACGAAGAAAACGGCAAAACCAAAATGACTCTAAAAGTCACCGTTAAGTCTGTTGGGCCAAAGGCTGGCGCCGCCATCGAAGGCATGAAGTACGGCTTTGCTCAGCAGTTCGACAAGTTAGAAAAATACCTGGCCGGCTAG
- a CDS encoding PH domain-containing protein — translation MAVGEDVVASAQARQIIFLPDEVSIDIVEAVNKGLDRLGKVSLRINNSVARKRPALQSVSPLRYRNPLRETPKQKAARIRHELLDAGVTAYGLLKSESRYLPKILHDNEHIEAAIYGQHGPNSAMLIATSERIVYLDKKPMVELFDEVSYDVISGVEFDVHTLFATVILHTPVKNYDFRFVNLHCAEKFARHIERQRLEHENKREQPSYVPAHTMAKNDMAGYSWLPTEEDERRRVQNVLGSR, via the coding sequence ATGGCAGTGGGAGAAGATGTAGTGGCAAGCGCTCAAGCAAGACAAATCATATTTTTGCCGGATGAGGTGTCCATCGATATAGTCGAAGCTGTAAATAAAGGGTTAGACCGGCTTGGCAAAGTCAGCCTTCGTATAAACAACAGCGTGGCAAGAAAAAGACCTGCCCTTCAGTCCGTGAGTCCTTTACGCTACCGCAACCCACTTCGTGAAACACCCAAACAAAAAGCAGCAAGGATCAGGCACGAACTTTTGGATGCCGGCGTTACAGCCTACGGACTGCTCAAGTCCGAGAGCCGTTACCTGCCAAAAATACTTCACGACAACGAACATATCGAAGCCGCAATTTACGGCCAGCACGGACCCAACTCGGCCATGTTAATCGCTACGTCAGAAAGGATTGTCTACTTGGATAAAAAACCAATGGTCGAACTGTTCGACGAAGTCAGCTACGATGTCATCTCCGGAGTTGAGTTCGATGTCCACACGCTATTTGCGACCGTGATACTACATACACCCGTCAAAAACTATGATTTTAGATTTGTTAACCTTCACTGCGCCGAAAAATTCGCCAGACACATCGAACGGCAGCGCTTGGAGCATGAAAATAAACGCGAGCAACCTTCTTACGTACCAGCCCATACCATGGCAAAAAATGATATGGCGGGATATTCGTGGCTGCCAACCGAAGAAGATGAACGCCGGAGAGTTCAGAACGTCTTGGGAAGTCGTTAG
- a CDS encoding NUDIX hydrolase, with the protein MNEQCYYRVSVKALPLDETGRFLLSKESNGKWELLGGGLDHGEDPIVGLKREVHEETGLVVTYVSPSPKYFITSPRLEHDSYIANVIYEVKLKDLNFTPSDECVELRYFSVDEAAKEDLFPNVREFLNRFDINLHLK; encoded by the coding sequence ATGAACGAGCAGTGCTATTACCGGGTCAGCGTAAAAGCTTTACCCCTAGATGAAACCGGCCGCTTTTTATTATCAAAAGAAAGTAACGGCAAATGGGAACTATTGGGAGGTGGGCTCGACCACGGTGAGGATCCGATAGTCGGCCTTAAGCGTGAAGTTCACGAAGAAACCGGCTTAGTGGTTACCTATGTTTCGCCGTCGCCCAAATACTTTATTACCTCGCCCCGGCTAGAGCACGACTCTTATATAGCCAACGTCATTTACGAAGTGAAGCTCAAAGACCTCAACTTTACGCCTTCGGATGAGTGCGTTGAGCTGCGCTACTTCAGCGTCGACGAGGCCGCCAAAGAAGATTTATTTCCAAACGTACGCGAGTTTTTAAACCGCTTTGACATAAATCTTCATTTGAAATAA